One stretch of Lysobacter sp. KIS68-7 DNA includes these proteins:
- a CDS encoding class I SAM-dependent methyltransferase yields MNDLERFFEGNTDRLIHKWRHYFEIYDRHFSRFRGKAPHVVEFGVSQGGSMRMWKEYFGAGAKIYGVDINPHCKQFEENGVEIFIGDQESRGFLREIAQRVPKIDILIDDGGHTMGQQIATFEELFPRIDGHGVYLCEDMHTSYWPGWGGGYRKSGSFVEYTKALVDKLNAWHSMEPKKFAVDDFSRSAYSMHYYDSVLVIEKRPMVAPSHSMTGTASIPAYEPPMKQKMGLVDRFVKGKQ; encoded by the coding sequence ATGAACGACCTTGAACGATTCTTCGAAGGCAACACCGATCGCCTGATCCACAAGTGGCGGCACTATTTCGAAATCTACGATCGACACTTCTCGCGATTCCGCGGGAAGGCGCCGCACGTCGTGGAGTTCGGCGTGTCGCAGGGCGGTTCGATGCGCATGTGGAAGGAATACTTCGGCGCAGGCGCGAAAATTTACGGCGTCGACATCAACCCGCATTGCAAGCAATTCGAGGAAAACGGCGTCGAGATCTTCATCGGCGACCAGGAGAGCCGCGGCTTCCTGCGCGAGATCGCGCAGCGCGTGCCGAAGATCGACATCCTGATCGACGATGGCGGCCACACGATGGGCCAGCAGATCGCGACGTTCGAAGAACTCTTCCCGCGCATCGACGGGCACGGCGTGTACCTGTGCGAAGACATGCACACCTCGTACTGGCCCGGCTGGGGCGGCGGGTATCGCAAGTCGGGTTCGTTCGTCGAATACACCAAGGCGCTGGTGGACAAGCTCAACGCGTGGCATTCGATGGAGCCGAAGAAATTCGCCGTCGACGACTTCAGCCGCAGCGCCTACTCGATGCACTACTACGACAGCGTGCTGGTGATCGAGAAGCGGCCGATGGTGGCGCCGTCGCATTCGATGACGGGCACGGCGAGCATTCCGGCGTACGAGCCGCCGATGAAGCAGAAGATGGGCCTGGTGGATCGCTTCGTGAAGGGAAAGCAGTAG
- the dxs gene encoding 1-deoxy-D-xylulose-5-phosphate synthase, with protein MIDSTRYPRLSRISYPADLRSFGEDELPAIAEELRAYLIESVGRSGGHFGAGLGVIELTVALHYLYDTPHDRLVWDVGHQTYPHKILTGRRDTIHTVKQKDGVAPFPKREESEYDTFGVGHSSTSISAALGMAIANARAGNDRRVVAIIGDGAMTAGMAYEALNHAGGMDPEPNLLVILNDNRMSISENVGGVTKMLGRMTGSKTLNAIREGGKKLLGDKNNPTARFVKRWEEHWKGMFVPSTLFEEMGFHYTGPIDGHDVDALVGTMKTLKTLKGPQLLHIITTKGKGYELAEGDQIGYHAVGPFDPAQGLVSKPGAKKPTYTDIFSDWLCDMAAADETLLGITPAMREGSGLVRFSKEYPERYFDVAIAEQHAVTLAAGMACEGAKPVVAIYSTFLQRGYDQLVHDVAIQDLDVLFAIDRGGVVGPDGATHAGNLDLSYLRCVPNMVVMAPADENECRQMLTTGFRHVGPAAVRYPRGTGPGVAIEQALDTLPIGKADVRRKGTRIALLAFGAVVPAAEKVGEELGLTVVNMRFVKPLDRALLLELAKTHEGFVTIEDNVVMGGAGSGVAELFASENVQVPMLHLGLPDSFQHHASREDLLAEAGLDVAGIRAAVLARWPQASASPTAKSAAG; from the coding sequence GCTGACGGTCGCCCTGCACTACCTCTACGACACGCCGCACGACCGCCTGGTGTGGGACGTCGGCCACCAGACCTACCCGCACAAGATCCTGACCGGCCGCCGCGACACCATCCACACGGTGAAGCAGAAGGACGGCGTCGCGCCGTTCCCGAAGCGCGAGGAATCCGAGTACGACACCTTCGGCGTCGGCCATTCGTCGACCTCGATCTCCGCCGCGCTCGGCATGGCGATCGCAAACGCGCGCGCCGGCAACGACCGCCGTGTCGTCGCGATCATCGGCGACGGCGCGATGACCGCAGGCATGGCCTACGAAGCGCTGAACCACGCCGGCGGCATGGACCCCGAGCCCAACCTGCTCGTGATCCTCAACGACAACCGCATGTCGATCTCCGAGAACGTCGGCGGCGTGACCAAGATGCTCGGCCGCATGACGGGTTCGAAGACGCTCAACGCGATCCGCGAAGGCGGCAAGAAGCTCCTCGGCGACAAGAACAACCCGACCGCGCGTTTCGTGAAGCGCTGGGAAGAACACTGGAAGGGCATGTTCGTGCCGTCCACGCTGTTCGAGGAAATGGGCTTCCATTACACGGGCCCGATCGACGGCCACGACGTGGATGCGCTCGTCGGCACGATGAAGACGCTCAAGACCCTCAAGGGTCCGCAGCTGCTCCACATCATCACCACCAAGGGCAAGGGCTACGAGCTCGCCGAAGGCGACCAGATCGGTTACCACGCGGTCGGGCCCTTCGATCCCGCGCAGGGCCTGGTGAGCAAGCCGGGCGCGAAGAAGCCGACCTACACCGACATCTTCAGCGACTGGCTGTGCGACATGGCCGCCGCCGACGAGACGCTGCTGGGCATCACCCCGGCGATGCGCGAAGGCTCGGGCCTGGTGCGCTTCAGCAAGGAATACCCGGAGCGTTACTTCGACGTCGCCATCGCCGAGCAGCACGCGGTGACGCTCGCGGCCGGCATGGCCTGCGAAGGGGCGAAGCCCGTCGTCGCGATCTATTCGACGTTCCTGCAGCGCGGTTACGACCAGCTCGTGCACGACGTCGCCATCCAGGACCTCGATGTGCTGTTCGCGATCGATCGCGGCGGCGTGGTCGGGCCCGACGGCGCGACGCACGCGGGCAACCTGGACCTGAGCTACCTGCGCTGCGTGCCGAACATGGTGGTGATGGCGCCGGCCGACGAGAACGAATGCCGGCAGATGCTCACCACGGGCTTCAGGCACGTGGGCCCGGCGGCGGTGCGTTATCCGCGCGGTACCGGCCCGGGCGTTGCGATCGAGCAGGCGCTCGACACGCTGCCGATCGGCAAGGCGGATGTACGTCGCAAGGGCACGCGCATTGCGTTGCTCGCGTTCGGCGCCGTCGTTCCGGCCGCAGAGAAAGTCGGCGAAGAACTCGGCCTCACCGTCGTCAACATGCGTTTCGTGAAGCCGCTGGATCGCGCGCTGTTGCTCGAACTGGCGAAGACGCACGAAGGCTTCGTGACGATCGAAGACAACGTGGTGATGGGCGGTGCGGGTTCCGGCGTCGCCGAACTCTTCGCGTCGGAGAACGTGCAGGTGCCGATGCTGCACCTCGGCTTGCCGGACAGCTTCCAGCACCATGCGAGCCGCGAAGATCTGCTCGCGGAAGCGGGATTGGATGTAGCGGGGATTCGCGCCGCCGTCCTTGCGCGCTGGCCGCAAGCGTCCGCTTCGCCGACGGCGAAGTCCGCAGCAGGTTGA
- a CDS encoding SDR family oxidoreductase, protein MATVLITGANRGIGLALTQQFASRGDKVIAVCRKASDALAATGAQVEAGIDVTDEAAVTALAKRLANARIDILIPNAGILERDSLESLGLDSVQRQLSVNAMGPLLVVHALRDRLADGAKIGLITSRMGSVEDNTSGGYYGYRASKAALNAIGKSLALDLAPRGISVVLLHPGYVGTDMVGGHGDVTPEQAATQLIARIDGLTPKQSGTFQHANGTSLPW, encoded by the coding sequence ATGGCCACTGTCCTCATCACCGGCGCGAACCGCGGCATCGGACTCGCGCTGACGCAGCAGTTCGCGTCGCGCGGCGACAAGGTCATCGCGGTCTGCCGCAAGGCGAGCGACGCGCTCGCCGCGACGGGCGCGCAAGTGGAAGCCGGCATCGACGTCACCGACGAAGCGGCCGTGACCGCGCTCGCCAAGCGCCTGGCCAACGCGCGCATCGACATCCTCATCCCCAACGCCGGCATCCTCGAGCGCGACTCCCTCGAATCGCTGGGCTTGGACAGCGTCCAGCGACAGCTCTCCGTCAACGCCATGGGCCCGCTGCTCGTCGTGCACGCCTTGCGCGATCGGCTCGCCGACGGCGCGAAGATCGGCCTGATCACCAGCCGCATGGGCTCGGTGGAGGACAACACCTCGGGCGGCTATTACGGCTACCGCGCATCGAAGGCCGCCCTGAACGCGATCGGCAAGTCATTGGCGCTGGATCTCGCACCGCGCGGCATCTCGGTGGTGTTGTTGCATCCGGGCTACGTCGGCACCGACATGGTCGGCGGCCACGGCGACGTCACGCCCGAACAGGCCGCCACGCAGCTGATCGCGCGCATCGATGGACTGACGCCGAAGCAATCCGGCACCTTCCAGCACGCCAACGGCACTTCGCTGCCCTGGTGA